Within Felis catus isolate Fca126 chromosome A1, F.catus_Fca126_mat1.0, whole genome shotgun sequence, the genomic segment TCTGGAGCTGAATATTTTCCTTCCCTCAGAACACTTAAGCTCTGATAATAACTCAATAGGTTAGCCTCTCATTAATTAGTTTCCCCTCACGGAGACTCTTTATAAGAAGAGCAGAATGTTCTggatatttcaaaatggttccttttctgCTCCCACTGCCAGAAGCATGAgaggatttttctctttcagactcTATGGGAGTCTGTCCATGTTCCTGGTGGTAAATCTCAAAATATCACGATTCCATGACTGTTTCCCCCTGGAGTTTTCAATTCTCAGACTTCTCCATACTAAGTctccagtgattcatcaattataGTTCAGATTTCCCTACTCCAGCACTGATTACCACAGTGGTTTTTCCTCTTGAGTCTCTGTACCAGTAAGTTGTGACTCCCTATATCTCCCTGTGACTCTCTTATCTTTGGGTCATTGATTTTCCCAGTGTCCTCTCATCCACCCAACTTTTACACATCCAACAAGAGTTGTTggtttttcagtctgttcagcttttaACTTGTCAAAATGGAGTGGTGATTTCCAAGCTCCTTACATTCAGAACTAGAAACTGTAagtccttgaaaatattttttatttttatgaagtctaatTTGcctatcttttgttttgttgcttatgcCTTTGATATCATATtcaagaaatcactgccaaaaCCAGTGTCATGCAGTTTTtgccctatattttcttctaagaatttcataattttagtcttatatttaggtcgtggatccattttgagttcatttttgtatgtaGTGTTGGGTAAGGttataacttcattcttttgcatcctGTTTTCccatcaacatttgttgaaaagactcttttttcTCCCATTGAACAGACTtgacacctttgttgaaaataatttgacCTTATTTATAtatgaggatttatttctggaatctctattCTATCGGTCTATGTTTGTCTTTAGGCCAGTGTATTTAggccacactattttgattacaggagctttgtaataagttttaaaatcaggatgtatgagtcctccagctttgttcttgttcaggattgttttggctgtttgaagtcccttgagattccatatgaatttttttttattttttatttttattttttaacaggtatttatttttgagacagagagagagcatgaacaggggagggtcagaaaaagaggaagacacagaatctgaaacaggctccaggctctgagctgtcagcacagagcccaacgcagggctcgaacccacagactgcgagatcatgacctgagccgaagtcagacgcttaaccgactgagccacccaggcgcccctccatatgaatttttaaatgagatttcctATTTCAGCAAAAAACATCAtagggattttgatagagattacattaaacCTATAGATCACTTTGAGTtgtattgacatcttaataagTCTTTCAATCAATGAACATGAGATCTCTTTGCATTTGcttatatattctttaatttctttcagaaatgttttcgttggggcacctgggtggctcatttggttaagtgtccaacttttgacttttggctcaggtcatgatctcacagttcgtgggtttgagccccatgcagtcagcatggagcctgcttgagattctctctcaccctctctctttctgcctctcccattTGAGCATGCGTGTGTTcatgtgctctcaaaataaataaataatctttttttaaaaagtgcttttgttgttttcatcatacaagtctttcaccttggttaattcctaagtattttatgatattatgaatgaaattgttttcttaatttcctgttCAATTGTTCACTTTTATTGTATAGTGTTGCAGCTGATTTTcgtgtgttgactttgtatctGCCACTTTGTTGAatccatttattaatttcaaGTTCTCTGTGCAATCTTTAGGGTGTTCTATATATGAGATTgcatctgtgaacagagataattGTACATCTTCTTTCCCATTTTGGATGCCTCATTTTGGGGGAGAGGGCGGTTatttgctctggctagaactttcaATACTTTGTTGAATAGAAAAGGTGAAAGCAGGTCTCCTTGCTTTGTTCCTAATTTTAGAGGAACAGCTTTCAgcctttcaccactgagtatgtttgctgtgggtttttcatgtatggcattttattatgttgaggttgTTGCCTTCTATTCCTAGGAatctgagtgtttttatcatgaaagaatgttgaattttgtcgcatgccttttctgcatctattgagattatcatgcgtttttttttccttcattctcttaaTGTGGCTTATTACATTGATTATGTATACTGAATCATCCTTACACTCCACAAATAAATCCCACATGCttatggtgtataatccttttaacatGCTGCTGCattcagttttctaatatttttttgaggattttttttggAGGAATCAGTTTTCATGAGGGAAGTTGatctgtagtttttctttcttttagtgtctttgtctgcctttggtatcagggtaatgatggcctaaTAGAGTAagaaagtgttccttcctctttatcTATTTGGAAAAGCTTGAAAATGATCAGTATTATTTCTTGAGTGTTTAgtaaaattcaccaatgaagccattGGGCAAGGGCCTTTCTTTGtcaggagatttttaaaaattactgattcaTCTTTTTACTAGTTATAGGTCTATTTGGATGATGTAGCTATTTTCTCTGTGCTTACTGTGGACATTGCATTTAATATCTTAAATTATAGTACTCTGAATTTGTACCAGCTTAAACTCAATAATATACGAAAACACTCTGCTATTTTAACAGCTCTCTCTGATAACAAAATTTCCAGTCATTTATGTCcgcatttattttttccttgaacaTAATATCATGTagccttttattttcataataactaCCATGATAATGCAGTCCATggttaactattttttaagtttcaattaaGTGTCATCTGATCATtgtaaatgacatttttcttataCTGAGAATATATTCAAATCCAAcaattttcatcaaaataaagaggATGAAACATTACCATATGGCTTATGGTTGAGATTATATTTAAAGATCACTGTAATTCCCAACATTAAAACATgataatttatagttttcagttaaatatagatatgttttaaaaggcaaaataagcTTTTAACTGTAGAAAACAAAGTATATTTAATTCAACAGTTTTATGTTTGGAATATCTGAATGACAGCAAATTGCAGTTAGCATTATTCTGTGTGTTCTTCACagtaataaaatgcataaaaggaaatttatacCACATTAAACTACCTTGTACATTAAAATATTGACAGTATTGCCTAAATCtattagcatttaaaaaagtatcaAGTTCTGAATTTGCTTCATTTCAAGAATAAGAGGGTACTGATGTACCTTATATTCCTGTACCTTTGTAATGAGGCAGTTACTACATTGGAATtgctattaaaattataatctgtttttttttaaataacatcatgTTTCATCTACATTTTAATTATCAAGTAAACAGTGACTTAGGCTTTCTGATTAGGAACTTATATGAATccttatttatattaatatccTTAAATATCCATGGTACTTGAAGTAAAAATGTTAAGGCCATCCTTTTTAAAGTAACTTGTGATAGTTTATTCAGATCACATTTATTAGTCAAATTTTGATGTAATTATGGGGTTCTGATTATAAATTGCACTAAAGTTGAAAGAGAAGTTTAATAGGGTTTTCTCAAatagtttttttctgaaaacctAATCTTCACtttagatttacatttaaaaatttgactaCAGATTATTATAATATTCTCAGATATGTGTACTTGATATTGATTCaatgttaattttattcttattgacATATGACAAtgacttaataagaaaaaaaggtgcAGCGAAAATTTGACATAGGAATAAAGATCCAAGGGACACTAAGTTAATTTGGAATAATGACTTTTAGAGGCAAAAGTTATTAGTTCAGCACTTAGATGTTATAtaacaagaacaaaggaaaatgtcCCAAATTTCAATATTCTAAGATTTCAAGTATCAAAAAGTGATGTCGCTGTTCATAAACactgaaagaattttaaatgtatttcagaaaaatttctaaaaatatcataAGTAAGTTCCtggtaatattattttaaaaattaacacgcACAATATCCTAGAATAAGGTGAACTTTAGTGgccaaagtgttttattttaaagctccAGTATTCAGTTAcaaatacttaataataaaaacacgagctgataaattgttttaaatgaaaagatgtaAGGTTATTGGTGCATATTTCGATTTTCCCAAAATCTAATTGTAATATATTTGTGACCACTGCTAAAGGACAGTATTGAATTACATACTCTTAAGTGAGAGTGTACAGTCTTTAAAAGACATAATTGAAAGTGATTGCATTGAATGAATTGCAAATGAATATATAGCCTATTTTGGAAATCAATGAAGAATCTACAATCTACAGCATTAGCCACATGATGTCGCTGTATACCACAAAGTCTTGTCAATGTTAATGTATAGATCACCAAAAACTAAGGGAGGAAGCTCCATTTTGTTACAGCCTGAGAGAAGACAAAAACAGGAGACATATTATTCAAGATATAAAGTAAAGAAAGCATGATTTTGAAGTGAGAGCGGTACCAAAGGCGTAGTGGTTTTGCGATGCTGTTTCCTAGGCAAGGAGGCAAGGGAGCCCAGCGCCTGCTGCTCTTCGTTTTGCTCCTCGCAGCCTGGAAGACTGGGAGTGGTCAGGTCCACTACTCGGTCCCGGAGGAGGCCAAACACGGCACCTTCGTAGGACGCATCGCGCAAGACCTGGGGCTGGAGCTGGCAGAGCTGGTACCACGCCTGTTCCGGGTGGTGTCCAAAGGCCGTGGGGACCTTCTGGAAGTAAATCTGCAGAATGGCATTTTGTTTGTGAATTCTCGCATCGACCGCGAGGAGCTTTGCGGGCTGAATCTGGAGTGCAACATCCACCTGGAGGTAATTGTGGACAGGCCGCTGCAGGTTTTCCATGTGGAGGTGGAGGTGAAGGACATTAACGATAACCCACCGGttttcagagggagagaacaaAGGTTATTTATTCCTGAGTCTAGACTGGTGGATTCACATTTCCCGATAGAGGGTGCTGCTGATGCGGACATTGGGACCAATGCTCTAATAACTTACACCCTCAGCCCCAGTGATTATTTCTCTTTGGATGTACAGGCAAGTGATGAACTGAGTAAGTCACTTTCACTTGAATTGAGGAAATCTTTGGATAGAGAAGAAACACCAGAACTTCGTTTATTATTGACGGCCACTGATGGGGGCAAGCCAGAGCTGGAAGGTACAGTTCAGCTGCTGATCACAGTGCTGGACGTTAATGATAATGCCCCATTGTTTGCCCAGGCTGTGTATAGAATCCATTTATTAGAGACTACAGCAAATGGAACATTAGTGACTACATTAAACGCCTCTGATGCCGATGAAGGTGTAAATGGCGaaattgtcttttcctttggCAGTGATGTTCCcctaaacattcaaaaaaacttcaaaattgaTTCCAGCTCAGGAGAAATTAGGCTAATTGGTAGACTGGAttatgaagaaacaaaatcttatGAAATTCATGTAAAAGCAGTTGATAAAGGAAGTCCTCCAATGTCAAATCACTGCAAGGTTTTAGTGAAAGTGCTAGATGTAAATGATAATGCTCCACAACTGGCAGTCACATCTCTGTCTTTGCCGGTCAGAGAGGACACTCCACTCAGCACCGTCATTGCTTTTGTTTCCGTGTCCGACCGCGACTCCGGTGTCAACGGGCAGGTGACCTGCTCTCTGATGCCTCACATCCCCTTCAAGCTGGTGTCCACCTTCAAGAATTACTATTCGCTGGTGCTGGACAGCGCCCTGGACCGCGAGAGCGTGGCGAGCTATGAGCTGCTGGTGACCGCACGGGACGGGGGCTCGCCTTCGCTGTCGGCCACGGCCAGCGTGTCCGTGGAAGTGGCCGACGTGAACGACAACGCGCCGACATTCGCGCAGGCCGAGTACACGGTGTTCGTGAAGGAGAACAACCCTCCCGGCTGCCACATCTTCACGGTGTCCGCGCGGGACGCGGACGCGCAGGAGAACGCGCTGGTGTCCTACTCGCTGGTGGAGCGGCGGGTGGGCGAGCGTGCGCTGTCGAGCTACGTGTCGGTGCACGCGGAGAGCGGCAAGGTGTACGCGCTGCAGCCGCTGGACCAC encodes:
- the LOC111560912 gene encoding protocadherin alpha-1-like: MLFPRQGGKGAQRLLLFVLLLAAWKTGSGQVHYSVPEEAKHGTFVGRIAQDLGLELAELVPRLFRVVSKGRGDLLEVNLQNGILFVNSRIDREELCGLNLECNIHLEVIVDRPLQVFHVEVEVKDINDNPPVFRGREQRLFIPESRLVDSHFPIEGAADADIGTNALITYTLSPSDYFSLDVQASDELSKSLSLELRKSLDREETPELRLLLTATDGGKPELEGTVQLLITVLDVNDNAPLFAQAVYRIHLLETTANGTLVTTLNASDADEGVNGEIVFSFGSDVPLNIQKNFKIDSSSGEIRLIGRLDYEETKSYEIHVKAVDKGSPPMSNHCKVLVKVLDVNDNAPQLAVTSLSLPVREDTPLSTVIAFVSVSDRDSGVNGQVTCSLMPHIPFKLVSTFKNYYSLVLDSALDRESVASYELLVTARDGGSPSLSATASVSVEVADVNDNAPTFAQAEYTVFVKENNPPGCHIFTVSARDADAQENALVSYSLVERRVGERALSSYVSVHAESGKVYALQPLDHEELELLQFQVSARDAGVPPLGSNVTLQVFVLDENDNAPALLPLPGAGGAGGAVSELVWRSVGAGHVVAKVRAVDADSGYNAWLSYELQPAAGGARSPFRVALYTGEISTTRSLDEADSPRQRLLVLVRDHGEPALTATATVLLSLVESGQAPKASSRVLAGAAGAETALVDVNVYLIIAICAVSSLLVLTLLLYVALRCSAPPSEGACGPGKPTLVCSSAVGSWSYSQQRRQRVCSGEGPPKTDLMAFSPSLPQVPGSADERQQPSESEHLGKVSLFHRF